Proteins from a genomic interval of Candidatus Woesearchaeota archaeon:
- the dnaJ gene encoding molecular chaperone DnaJ: protein MAAKDYYEVLGVAREASREDIKKAYKRLAKKYHPDLNKDPDATQQFKEINEAASVLGDEKKRAQYDRFGTTAQDFGNGTTGFDFRDFGFDTGPVDFDDIFESFFGGGFFSGRRRSSRRGADLLYDLEITLEDAFHGLTKEITVPRMAACAPCQGSGASSSSAVKTCPECQGSGFIQRAQRTPFGIFSTSTTCPQCKGERQIIEDPCEECNGTGRVHTTTKMGVTIPAGIENGTRLRIAGHGEAGEKNGTTGDLYVRVYVRAHKFFERHGDDLYCEVPISFIQASLGDEIEVPTIDGKARLKIPLGTQTNTVFRMREKGMPDIQNGARGNQNVQVIVQVPTKLNKTQKEALEEFAKTMGKDIKPSKSFFGKLKQAL, encoded by the coding sequence ATGGCAGCAAAAGACTACTATGAAGTACTGGGCGTAGCTCGAGAAGCGTCTCGAGAAGATATTAAGAAAGCCTATAAACGCTTGGCAAAGAAATATCATCCTGATCTTAACAAAGATCCTGATGCAACCCAACAATTTAAGGAAATAAATGAAGCTGCTTCTGTCCTTGGGGACGAGAAGAAGCGCGCGCAGTATGACCGCTTTGGAACAACTGCTCAGGATTTTGGAAATGGCACAACTGGCTTTGACTTCCGTGATTTCGGTTTTGACACCGGACCCGTAGATTTTGATGACATCTTTGAAAGTTTCTTTGGTGGTGGTTTCTTTAGCGGACGAAGGAGAAGTAGTCGTCGTGGAGCAGATCTGTTGTACGATTTAGAGATTACGCTGGAGGATGCTTTCCATGGGTTGACTAAGGAAATTACCGTCCCTCGTATGGCAGCATGTGCTCCCTGCCAGGGGAGTGGAGCATCTTCTTCTTCAGCAGTAAAGACTTGTCCAGAGTGTCAAGGTTCTGGCTTTATTCAACGGGCACAACGAACACCCTTCGGCATATTTAGTACAAGTACAACTTGTCCACAGTGTAAAGGAGAGCGCCAAATTATTGAAGACCCGTGTGAAGAGTGTAATGGAACCGGAAGAGTACATACAACAACGAAGATGGGTGTTACTATTCCCGCAGGGATAGAAAATGGCACCAGATTACGGATTGCAGGACATGGTGAGGCAGGGGAGAAAAATGGCACGACTGGAGATCTCTATGTACGCGTCTATGTTCGAGCACATAAATTCTTTGAACGTCATGGTGACGATCTCTATTGTGAAGTTCCTATCAGTTTTATTCAAGCGAGTCTTGGAGATGAAATTGAAGTACCAACCATCGATGGAAAAGCGCGGTTGAAAATACCACTAGGAACGCAGACAAACACCGTCTTTCGCATGCGTGAAAAAGGTATGCCAGACATACAAAACGGAGCTAGAGGAAATCAAAATGTCCAGGTTATTGTTCAAGTTCCAACAAAGCTCAACAAAACACAGAAAGAGGCATTAGAGGAATTTGCCAAAACCATGGGTAAAGATATCAAACCTTCGAAGAGTTTCTTTGGGAAGCTAAAACAGGCACTTTGA